AACCCTCAGACGAGGCTCTATCTAAGGGTAAGCAGCTGAGAGAGTCTATTAGTGCTCTTGAGGAAAAATTGAAATCAGTTAGTAAAGAGCTCAACGCCCTCCTTTATCAGGTGCCCAACATGCCCTTGGATGACGTTCCAATAGGCTCAAGCGAAGATGAGAATGTTGTTGCCAAGACCGTTGGCGATATACCAAAGTTTAGCTTTAAACCAAAGACTCACTGGCAGATTGGTGAACCACGTGGTTGGATAGACAAAGAGCGAGCTGCCAGGGTGGCCGGTTCACGGTTTGCCTACATTATGGGAGACATGGTTAGGCTGCAATGGGCCATGATGAGCTTCGCTATGGATCAGCTAGCTGACGAGAACGTTTTAAGAGAGATTGCTGAGAAGAACAATCTTAAGGTGAGCACCAAACCATTTAAGCCCACGCTACCACCTGCAATGGCCAAGACCGAGGTTTACGAAGCAACAGGCCGCTTGGATAGTGAACAACAGACCTATAGGGCTGGGACTGAGGAAGATGATCTCTGGTTGAACGCTAGCGCTGAACACACCTTAGCGCCGATGTACATCAACGAGATTATCGATGAGGATAGTCTGCCACTCCGGTACGTCGGCTATACAACGGCATTTAGGCGTGAGGCCGGCACATATGGCAAAGATATGGAAGGCGTCCTGAGGATGCATCAGTTCGACAAGTTGGAAATGGAAAGCTTCACAACTGCCGAGACTTCGCTTGACGAACATCTCTTTCATATAGCGATCCAAGAACACCTGATGCAGAAGCTCGAGCTTCCGTACAGGGTGCTTATGAAGTGCACGGCTGATATTGGCAAACCGAATGCCCGAGGAGTCGATCTTGATGTATGGCTGCCAGGACAAGACAAATATCGCGAAAGCCATACGGCAGACCATATCACTGATTATCAGACGAGAGCCATGAAGACCCGTGTCAGGCGTAAAGATGGGAAAGTCGAGTTGGCTCACACAAACGATGCCACCGCACTTTCACAAAGGCCGCTTCTTGCCATCATTGAAAACTTTCAGCAGGAAGATGGGACGGTAAAAGTCCCAGGAGTCCTGCAGTCATATATGAATGGGAAAAAGGTCTTATGATTAAAAATATAGACGTTGCGAGCCAGGGTGTTGAGTTGACGGACGACCTTAAGAAGTACATCAACAAGAAGATTGGCAAACTCGATCGTTACACCCCAAGACATGCTCGCAAGTCTGTACACGCGGCCGTGAAGTTACGTGAGAAGACCACAAAGTCTGCCAGTAATAAGTATGAGTGCGAAGCCATTCTCTATCTGCCGAACGATCAGCTGACGGCCAACGAAGCCACATTGAATATGTTCGCTGCGGTTGATATTGTAGAGACT
This genomic interval from Candidatus Saccharimonadales bacterium contains the following:
- the serS gene encoding serine--tRNA ligase encodes the protein MLSIQFIRENPELVKTKSKQKGYEVDVDRLVELDTRHQKLLAQIEPLRHERNQLAEGFKGNKPSDEALSKGKQLRESISALEEKLKSVSKELNALLYQVPNMPLDDVPIGSSEDENVVAKTVGDIPKFSFKPKTHWQIGEPRGWIDKERAARVAGSRFAYIMGDMVRLQWAMMSFAMDQLADENVLREIAEKNNLKVSTKPFKPTLPPAMAKTEVYEATGRLDSEQQTYRAGTEEDDLWLNASAEHTLAPMYINEIIDEDSLPLRYVGYTTAFRREAGTYGKDMEGVLRMHQFDKLEMESFTTAETSLDEHLFHIAIQEHLMQKLELPYRVLMKCTADIGKPNARGVDLDVWLPGQDKYRESHTADHITDYQTRAMKTRVRRKDGKVELAHTNDATALSQRPLLAIIENFQQEDGTVKVPGVLQSYMNGKKVL
- the raiA gene encoding ribosome-associated translation inhibitor RaiA; its protein translation is MIKNIDVASQGVELTDDLKKYINKKIGKLDRYTPRHARKSVHAAVKLREKTTKSASNKYECEAILYLPNDQLTANEATLNMFAAVDIVETKLQNQLRRYKERAIKQSRIPRGQITNRLRRILRRDESEVGSE